The following are from one region of the Rosistilla carotiformis genome:
- a CDS encoding DUF1559 family PulG-like putative transporter, with amino-acid sequence MNKSRLSNPTTGFTLIELLVVIAIIGILVSLLLPAVQSAREAARRMSCSNNLKQLALATHNYESTYRVIPAMTGSSSYSVQARVLPFIEQGNLAELIDFESPLLVGPAWAAQFNPALRGAIESVLPTFLCPSDAGDPQFATTFADGSAGYTAGLTYMFSYGSGTDTHYDDRYRTDGMVWTDSWAGFRDCIDGTSHTVLIAETVLGDQTSAETEPSPTGPQRRIANWGGTSSNPSGAGFMSGGALITNPDLQAVVPASITSYQGNRGASWIRGVPYATVINGYMSPNSDLPDVGMHGRGFYSSRSYHPGVAGHAMLDGSVRFIGDSIDLPTYHAAYSRDGGEVVQLP; translated from the coding sequence ATGAACAAATCAAGACTTTCCAATCCCACCACCGGCTTTACGTTGATCGAGCTGCTGGTCGTGATCGCGATCATCGGCATCTTAGTCTCGCTGCTGTTGCCGGCGGTTCAATCCGCTCGCGAAGCGGCGCGGCGGATGTCGTGCAGCAACAACCTAAAACAACTCGCTTTAGCGACGCACAACTACGAGAGCACCTATCGCGTGATCCCGGCGATGACCGGATCGAGCAGCTATTCGGTCCAAGCCCGCGTGCTTCCCTTTATCGAACAGGGGAATCTGGCGGAGCTGATCGATTTTGAATCGCCGCTGTTAGTCGGTCCGGCCTGGGCCGCTCAGTTCAATCCCGCACTCCGCGGCGCCATCGAAAGCGTGCTGCCAACCTTCTTGTGTCCAAGCGACGCCGGTGATCCCCAGTTCGCGACGACCTTCGCCGACGGTTCCGCCGGCTACACGGCGGGGCTGACTTATATGTTCAGCTACGGCAGTGGCACCGACACACACTACGACGACCGCTATCGAACCGACGGCATGGTCTGGACCGACTCTTGGGCCGGATTCAGAGACTGCATCGACGGCACCAGCCACACGGTTCTGATTGCGGAAACCGTTCTTGGCGACCAAACCAGCGCAGAGACCGAACCATCGCCAACCGGTCCGCAGCGTCGGATCGCCAACTGGGGCGGGACCTCCAGCAATCCCAGTGGCGCTGGTTTTATGAGCGGCGGGGCGTTGATTACCAATCCCGATCTGCAGGCGGTCGTTCCGGCAAGCATCACTTCGTATCAAGGGAATCGCGGCGCGTCGTGGATTCGCGGCGTCCCTTATGCAACGGTGATCAACGGCTACATGTCCCCCAACTCCGACCTGCCCGATGTTGGCATGCACGGCCGCGGTTTCTACAGCTCCCGATCGTACCATCCCGGCGTGGCTGGACATGCGATGCTCGATGGCAGCGTCCGTTTCATCGGCGATTCGATCGATCTGCCAACCTACCACGCAGCCTATTCGCGGGACGGTGGCGAGGTGGTGCAGTTGCCATGA
- a CDS encoding DUF2946 family protein produces the protein MTSLFRPILPILLCLVVAWGQAPAWLHVATCDAHGHHHAAASVCSHGCHHHGGDLPDACGLQRNHSKAVTACDGESHHHHDADDCPICQSLASPTGVNWNLEPSLLSDRLVQSSDPIFDAVAVAATLSIARPRGPPVLG, from the coding sequence ATGACTTCGCTGTTCCGACCTATCCTACCGATTTTGCTGTGCCTTGTAGTTGCTTGGGGGCAAGCACCCGCGTGGCTGCATGTCGCCACCTGCGACGCGCATGGGCACCATCACGCTGCAGCAAGCGTCTGTTCCCATGGTTGCCATCATCACGGTGGGGATCTTCCCGATGCGTGTGGTTTGCAGCGGAATCATTCCAAGGCGGTTACGGCTTGCGATGGCGAATCGCATCATCATCATGATGCCGATGACTGTCCGATCTGTCAGTCGTTAGCCAGTCCAACCGGCGTGAACTGGAACCTCGAACCGTCGCTGTTAAGCGATCGATTGGTTCAGTCGTCGGATCCTATCTTCGATGCGGTTGCCGTTGCAGCGACCCTCTCGATCGCGCGACCTCGCGGACCACCGGTCCTCGGATAA